A window of Mucilaginibacter sp. PAMC 26640 contains these coding sequences:
- a CDS encoding cysteine--tRNA ligase, with protein MEQKLFVYNTLTRKKEEFIPLDAPHVGMYVCGPTVYSDVHLGNCRTFISFDLIFRYLLHLGYKVRYVRNITDAGHLEGDADEGEDKVSKKARLARLEPMEIVQKYTVDFHDVMQIFNALPPSIEPTATGHIIEQIELVKEIMAKGFAYEVNGSVYFDVEKYNETQDYGILNGRKLEDMLNNTRALGGQNEKHGKLDFALWIKAKPEHLMKWPSPWGVGFPGWHLECSAMSNKYLGHKFDIHGGGIDLMPTHHTNEIAQSVACCGTNPASYWLHTNMLTTNGQKMSKSLGNSFLPHELFNGTHPLLKKGYSPMTVRFFFMQASYRSTVDFSNEAIDAAEKFYKTLAETAKKLTTLQQNSLIAVDAEAEGAIIAACQDCYNGMNDNFNSPKTLEALNNISKRVNSYANNTRNSGELTAETFEQMKKTYNDFFFDVLGLKLDDNQNADTDDLLGLIINLRNQAKTNKDYATSDKIREGLKEIGFQLNDNKQGTTDWIKI; from the coding sequence ATGGAACAAAAATTATTTGTTTACAATACATTAACACGTAAAAAAGAGGAGTTTATCCCACTGGATGCACCACATGTTGGGATGTATGTTTGCGGCCCTACCGTATATAGTGATGTCCATTTAGGCAACTGCCGCACCTTTATCAGCTTTGATCTTATCTTTCGCTACCTGCTGCATTTAGGCTATAAGGTACGTTACGTACGTAATATCACCGATGCAGGTCACCTGGAGGGCGATGCGGACGAGGGTGAAGATAAAGTTTCGAAAAAAGCAAGATTAGCGCGCCTGGAGCCGATGGAAATTGTACAGAAATATACGGTTGATTTCCATGATGTGATGCAGATCTTCAATGCCCTTCCGCCAAGTATAGAACCAACCGCCACCGGCCACATTATTGAGCAAATTGAACTAGTTAAAGAGATCATGGCCAAAGGTTTTGCTTATGAGGTTAATGGCTCGGTGTACTTTGATGTAGAAAAATACAATGAAACCCAGGATTATGGTATTCTGAACGGCCGGAAACTGGAAGATATGCTGAACAACACCCGCGCTTTGGGTGGTCAGAACGAAAAGCACGGCAAACTCGATTTCGCCCTTTGGATAAAAGCTAAACCCGAACACCTGATGAAATGGCCTTCGCCATGGGGTGTTGGATTCCCGGGCTGGCATCTGGAATGTTCTGCCATGAGCAATAAATACCTGGGGCATAAATTTGATATTCACGGTGGCGGTATAGATTTGATGCCAACTCATCATACCAATGAAATTGCACAAAGTGTGGCGTGCTGTGGTACCAATCCGGCAAGCTACTGGCTGCATACCAACATGCTGACCACTAACGGGCAAAAAATGTCCAAATCATTAGGCAACAGTTTTTTACCGCATGAACTTTTTAACGGTACACATCCCCTGCTGAAAAAAGGTTATAGCCCAATGACCGTGCGCTTCTTCTTTATGCAGGCCAGTTACCGCAGTACGGTAGATTTTTCTAACGAAGCAATAGACGCTGCGGAGAAGTTTTATAAGACACTGGCAGAGACGGCTAAAAAGTTAACCACACTGCAACAAAACAGTTTGATTGCTGTTGATGCCGAAGCCGAAGGCGCTATAATTGCCGCCTGCCAGGATTGCTATAACGGAATGAATGACAATTTTAATTCGCCTAAAACGTTAGAAGCACTAAATAACATATCTAAACGTGTAAACTCGTATGCTAACAACACCAGGAACTCCGGCGAACTCACAGCGGAGACCTTTGAACAAATGAAGAAAACTTACAACGACTTTTTCTTTGATGTTTTAGGATTAAAACTGGATGATAACCAAAATGCGGATACCGATGACCTGCTGGGCTTAATTATCAACCTGCGCAACCAGGCCAAAACAAATAAGGATTATGCTACTTCAGATAAAATAAGAGAAGGTTTGAAAGAGATAGGTTTCCAGCTGAACGACAATAAACAGGGAACAACAGACTGGATTAAGATTTAA
- a CDS encoding AAA family ATPase — translation MQHRSDVEAADALKNAYQQIRAEIGKVIIGQDEVIKFVLISIFSNGHCLLVGVPGLAKTLLVQTVAQVLDLDFKRIQFTPDLMPSDIIGSEILGEDRNFKFIPGPVFSNIILADEINRTPPKTQAALLEAMQEKSVTAAGITHQLAKPFFVLATQNPIEQEGTYPLPEAQLDRFMFNVALNYPSFKEELQVVKNTTSTNTVTINKQLNAGQIIYFQQLIRNIPIADNVLEYAVKLVSKTRPDSEFATPQIKRLLNWGAGPRASQFLVLGAKCHAVLNGKYSPDIEDVRAVAKPILSHRIVRSYHAEAEGLSAADIIEQLF, via the coding sequence ATGCAACACCGGTCTGATGTAGAGGCTGCTGACGCGCTTAAGAACGCCTATCAGCAAATCCGTGCAGAAATTGGGAAAGTGATCATCGGGCAGGATGAAGTTATCAAGTTCGTACTGATCTCTATCTTCAGCAACGGTCACTGCCTGCTGGTTGGTGTACCGGGGCTGGCAAAAACATTGCTGGTACAAACCGTTGCACAGGTGTTGGATCTCGACTTTAAACGCATCCAGTTCACACCCGATCTGATGCCTTCTGATATCATTGGCTCGGAGATCCTGGGCGAGGACAGGAACTTTAAGTTTATCCCCGGCCCGGTTTTTTCTAACATCATACTGGCAGACGAAATTAACCGTACCCCGCCAAAAACGCAGGCCGCTTTGTTAGAAGCTATGCAGGAGAAATCGGTAACGGCAGCAGGCATTACCCATCAGCTGGCTAAACCTTTTTTTGTACTGGCAACCCAAAACCCGATAGAGCAGGAGGGTACCTACCCTTTGCCGGAAGCACAGCTGGACAGGTTTATGTTCAATGTAGCTCTAAACTATCCTTCCTTTAAAGAGGAGCTGCAGGTTGTGAAGAACACGACCAGTACCAATACGGTGACCATTAATAAACAGTTAAACGCCGGGCAGATCATTTATTTTCAGCAATTGATCCGCAATATCCCAATAGCAGATAACGTATTGGAGTACGCGGTGAAGCTGGTATCTAAAACCCGGCCCGACAGCGAGTTTGCCACGCCGCAGATCAAGCGTTTATTAAACTGGGGCGCTGGCCCGCGTGCATCGCAATTCCTGGTGCTGGGGGCCAAATGTCATGCTGTACTAAACGGAAAGTACTCTCCGGATATTGAAGACGTTAGAGCGGTTGCAAAGCCTATACTGAGCCATCGTATTGTTCGCAGCTACCATGCAGAAGCTGAAGGATTATCCGCTGCTGATATCATTGAGCAATTATTTTAA
- a CDS encoding peptidylprolyl isomerase codes for MAAHRPTGPVRTIDKIAAVVGASVILQSDIELQYAQYLVSGQQPNADFKCVLLQNQLTQKLLAQQAVIDSVQVKDEDVDADVERRMRSFIARAGGQEKLEQFLGRSVIQYKDEIRPDIKESMIAQRMRSKITEKVNTSPQDVKKYFDQMPKDSLPTFNKEVEVGEIVFNPKLTKDEKQYYKDKSEELRARVKKGEDFGALARLYSQDPGSAPDGGDLGFNDRQGFVKEFSAQAFKLKAGDISPVFESDFGFHFLQVIERRGEQVHTRHILIVPVTTQESLDRAKVSADSLYTVMKTNKLIDFSSAASLFSDDKETKYNGGMMLNAENVQTRSTYIPTDKLDPQIALVVDTLKVGSFSKPTLFTDAQSGKKSYKILYLKSVTDAHKANMEQDFAKLKEMANDDKLNRTVSQWFDKRRRETFIKIDAEYQVCPVLQKWVVPVTTAQVKP; via the coding sequence ATTGCCGCCCATCGCCCAACAGGGCCCGTACGCACGATTGATAAAATTGCTGCCGTTGTAGGTGCCAGCGTTATCCTGCAATCTGACATCGAACTGCAATATGCGCAGTACCTGGTTAGTGGCCAGCAGCCTAATGCCGACTTTAAATGTGTTTTGCTGCAAAATCAGCTTACCCAAAAATTACTTGCGCAGCAAGCTGTGATTGATAGCGTACAGGTGAAGGATGAAGATGTGGATGCCGATGTAGAGCGCCGGATGCGCAGTTTTATTGCACGCGCAGGCGGGCAGGAAAAACTGGAACAGTTTCTTGGCCGATCGGTTATACAGTATAAAGATGAGATCCGCCCGGACATTAAGGAATCGATGATCGCGCAACGTATGAGATCTAAAATAACCGAAAAGGTAAATACCAGCCCTCAGGACGTTAAGAAATATTTTGACCAGATGCCTAAGGATAGTCTACCTACATTTAATAAAGAAGTAGAGGTGGGTGAGATCGTTTTTAACCCTAAACTTACAAAGGACGAAAAACAATACTATAAAGACAAATCTGAGGAACTGCGTGCACGCGTAAAAAAAGGAGAAGATTTTGGTGCATTAGCACGTTTATATTCACAGGATCCCGGTTCGGCACCAGATGGTGGTGACCTTGGTTTTAACGACAGGCAGGGCTTTGTAAAGGAGTTTTCTGCGCAGGCCTTTAAATTAAAAGCCGGTGATATATCGCCGGTATTTGAAAGTGATTTTGGCTTTCACTTCTTGCAGGTGATAGAACGCCGCGGAGAGCAGGTGCATACCCGCCATATTTTGATTGTGCCGGTAACAACCCAGGAAAGTTTAGACAGGGCCAAGGTTAGTGCTGATAGTTTGTATACTGTAATGAAAACTAACAAGCTGATTGATTTTTCAAGTGCAGCGTCGTTGTTCTCAGACGACAAAGAAACCAAGTACAACGGCGGAATGATGTTGAATGCGGAAAACGTACAGACAAGGTCTACCTATATCCCAACTGATAAGCTCGACCCGCAAATAGCGCTGGTTGTAGACACCCTAAAAGTTGGTAGTTTTTCTAAGCCGACACTATTCACCGATGCACAATCAGGTAAAAAATCATATAAGATATTATACCTTAAATCTGTAACCGATGCCCATAAAGCTAATATGGAGCAGGATTTTGCAAAGTTGAAAGAAATGGCTAATGATGACAAGCTTAACCGCACCGTAAGCCAGTGGTTTGACAAACGCCGTAGAGAGACCTTTATTAAAATTGATGCTGAATACCAGGTTTGCCCGGTACTACAAAAATGGGTAGTTCCGGTAACAACTGCACAGGTTAAACCATAA
- a CDS encoding non-canonical purine NTP pyrophosphatase produces the protein MQQLVFATNNRHKLLEVSAKIKGQLALLTLDDIGCTGEIDETGTTFIENAAIKSNYIWQRYQLNCFGDDSGLEISALDGAPGIYSARYAGTHGNHKANNDKVLENLKGQTNRNAQFRTVISLLWNGEEHFFEGIVKGTIRTEVCGTEGFGYDPIFQPEGYDITFAEMPLEEKNKISHRAIAVEQLIEFLNTQTL, from the coding sequence ATGCAGCAACTCGTATTCGCTACCAATAACCGCCACAAATTGCTGGAGGTATCGGCCAAAATAAAAGGTCAGCTAGCTTTGCTCACCCTGGATGATATTGGCTGTACCGGGGAAATTGACGAAACCGGCACTACTTTTATAGAAAATGCTGCTATCAAGAGTAATTATATCTGGCAGCGTTACCAACTCAACTGCTTTGGGGATGATAGCGGCCTTGAAATTTCCGCACTGGATGGCGCACCCGGAATTTATTCTGCAAGATACGCGGGTACTCACGGCAATCACAAAGCCAACAACGATAAAGTATTGGAAAACTTAAAGGGGCAAACCAATAGGAATGCACAGTTTCGAACGGTAATATCGCTGCTATGGAATGGCGAAGAACATTTTTTTGAGGGCATTGTAAAGGGTACTATCCGCACTGAAGTATGCGGCACCGAAGGCTTTGGATATGACCCCATCTTTCAGCCGGAAGGCTACGACATTACCTTTGCAGAAATGCCACTGGAGGAAAAAAACAAGATCAGCCACCGTGCTATTGCGGTTGAGCAACTGATCGAATTTTTAAATACCCAGACTTTATAG
- a CDS encoding tRNA(Ile)-lysidine synthetase, translating into MLPVKQFIDFVEQNTLFGTTTKLLAAVSGGMDSVLMAHLLGSAGYHFGITHCNFMLRGDDANADQEFTRQLAQQLGVSFHTVNFDTRLYATENKISIQMAARDLRYQWFQQLCQTAGYEAVALAHHQNDTIETILLNLTRGTGIAGLHGILPKNGTLVRPLLFLTRGEIEDVVRNEQLAYVEDSSNASTKYARNKIRHQVIPLLKALNPNIEQTFENNLRNFRELEQLLNDTIAELKHKMLVQHGEDIHISIPSIHQLSPKRLLLFKLLQPFGFVDNVVDDLLTALDKHSGRIFESAGHLLLVDRGELILTKKKVVSNDNRLVNESDQQVTYGQYRLTVLPNHQSLIIKDNPLAVSVPSVKLIYPLMLRAWQQGDTFKPLGMNTRQKLSDFFIHQKVPLHLKQLVPILVNGNGEIIWIGGYRPDERYKVDNNTEKVTIFELIKL; encoded by the coding sequence ATGCTCCCTGTTAAACAGTTTATTGATTTTGTTGAACAAAATACGTTATTCGGAACCACTACAAAATTGCTGGCTGCCGTAAGCGGGGGTATGGACTCTGTGCTTATGGCTCATTTACTGGGTTCTGCAGGTTATCATTTCGGTATTACTCATTGTAATTTTATGCTCAGGGGCGATGATGCCAATGCCGACCAGGAATTTACCCGGCAGCTGGCGCAACAACTTGGTGTTAGCTTCCATACGGTTAATTTTGACACCAGGCTATACGCTACCGAAAACAAAATTTCTATCCAGATGGCTGCACGCGATTTGCGTTACCAATGGTTTCAGCAGCTTTGCCAAACCGCAGGTTACGAAGCCGTTGCCCTTGCACACCATCAGAACGACACGATTGAAACAATATTGTTAAACCTTACCCGCGGTACCGGTATAGCCGGCCTGCACGGTATTTTGCCCAAAAACGGCACACTGGTTAGGCCGCTTCTTTTTTTAACAAGGGGTGAAATTGAAGACGTAGTTAGGAACGAGCAACTGGCTTATGTAGAAGATAGCTCCAACGCTTCTACCAAATACGCCCGCAACAAAATACGCCACCAGGTTATCCCCCTGCTAAAAGCGCTTAACCCAAACATCGAGCAAACTTTTGAGAACAATTTACGCAATTTTAGGGAATTGGAGCAATTGCTGAATGATACGATAGCAGAACTGAAACACAAAATGCTGGTGCAACACGGCGAGGACATTCATATCAGCATCCCTTCCATTCACCAGTTATCACCTAAACGTTTACTGCTGTTTAAACTATTGCAACCATTTGGATTCGTAGATAATGTGGTTGACGATCTGCTTACTGCGCTGGATAAACATTCGGGCCGTATTTTTGAGAGTGCGGGACATTTGTTGCTTGTGGATAGGGGCGAACTGATCCTAACGAAAAAGAAAGTAGTAAGCAACGATAACAGGCTGGTAAATGAGAGTGATCAGCAGGTAACATATGGGCAATATAGACTCACTGTTTTACCTAACCATCAATCGCTTATTATTAAGGACAATCCGCTTGCGGTTTCGGTACCTTCGGTAAAATTGATTTACCCACTCATGCTGAGGGCGTGGCAGCAGGGAGATACCTTTAAACCACTTGGGATGAATACGAGGCAAAAACTTAGTGATTTCTTCATCCACCAAAAGGTACCCCTGCACTTAAAACAGCTGGTACCGATACTTGTAAATGGCAATGGCGAGATCATATGGATTGGCGGTTACCGGCCCGATGAAAGATATAAAGTGGATAATAACACTGAAAAAGTTACTATATTCGAATTGATTAAATTATGA